Genomic DNA from Candidatus Bathyarchaeota archaeon:
GCAATACCATCGTGGGATACTGTTGTTGGGACGCTTATGAAGGGTATTCCTTGACGCGCAGAACTCAGTTTTGCTATATCGATTTTTGTTCCTCCGCCAACCCCCAAAACCACCTGAGGTTTTAATGCTTTGATTTTCTCTTCAACAGCCTTAACACTCCAGATGGTTGCAGTCTCAACTTTTAATGTTTCAACCTTTAAGCCTTCACCTTCTAATATTGCTTTGACGGTTTCGCCGGCAAGCTCCCCGGTTTTTAAACCAGTGATTATCAAGGCGGACTCTGTAAATCCAAGTCTTTGAAAGATTTCAGCCGTCCACTCTATTACCCCTTCTCCAACAATAACCTCTCTTGGAAGCTGCATCCAATGGTGTTTTAAGGACAAGCTAATCACTACGGACGCTGTGCATGTTCTAATTAACCTCAATAGCTTATATCCTTAAAACTCTTTTGAGCATTCTCTCTGTCCTATTTAAGCTATCCTTGTTTTTGAAGCGTAATGTTAATAAGCCTCACGTGCATGATTACAGATGCTACTTCCTTGAGAAGTAATTTGGTGGTGTATTAAATTTTAGGAGAAACGGCAATGGCCAACAATATGGTTGATAAATTAATATTGAAAGGCACAACAACGGTAGGTGTTGTCTGCAGGGACGGTGTGATTCTGGCTTCAGACACACGTGTGACCATGGGGTTCTACGTGGCGCATAAACATGGAAAAAAGATTTACAAAATAGACGACCATCTAGCCATTACAATAGCTGGGACGGTGGCTGATGCCCAGAGAACAGTGGATATTTTAACCGCCAACGCTCAGCTTTACAAACTTAACATGGGACGCCCGATTCCAGTAAGCTCAGCCGCAAGACTTGTGGCAAACCTTCTGTTTTCAGCTAGATACATACCCCTAGTCACCCAAGTCCTGGTTGGAGGGGTGGATGACACAGGCCCGCATGTATTCTCACTAGACCCCTTCGGCAGTCTAACCGAAGAAAAATGTGTCGCTACAGGCTCCGGTTCACCAATAGCCTACGGTGTCTTGGAAGACAAGTTTAGAGACGGAATGACTGTGGAAGAAGCTTTACCGATAGTTGTGAAAGCCGTTGACTCCGCCATGAAACGAGACGCTGCTAGCGGAGACAGCTTTAACGTGGCAGTTATAGACGCTAAAGGTTTCAGAGAATTGACAGAAGGGGAGAAAAAAGGGCTTCTTGCAAAGTAGGGAAATAGAAATTGGCACGCAGCTCTGAAAAAGAGAAAATCGAAATAAGCCAATACATCCTCGAACATGTTCCAAAGGAAGCAGAAGTTACAAGAGTGGAATATGAAGGTCCAATGCTGGCTATCTACGCCAAAAAACCTGAAATTCTCGTTGAACAAACCAGCCTAATCACTGACATAGTAAGCGTAATAAGAAAGCGGATTGTTGTTCGCTCCGACCCCTCTGTAAGGCTGCCTGAAAGAGAAGCGGAAAAAATAGCCCGCGAAATAATCCCGCCTGAGGCTGAAGTTACGGACATAAATTTCGACCCAAGCCTTGGAGAAATAATAATTGAAGCCAAAAAGCCTGGAATGGTTATAGGCAAAAATGGCGTGGTTCTCCAGGAAATCATCAAGAAGACGAAGTGGCGCCCCCACGTTTTAAGAAGCCCACCTCTTCGTTCAAAGATTATAGCTAACATGCGCCATTACCTCCACGCTGAAAGCAAAGAACGGGAAAGAATTCTGCGTACTTTCGGCGAAAGAATTTTCAGACCTAAAGCCTTCGAAGTCGGCGATGTCCGAATAACACCCTTGGGCGGAGTGCAGGAAGTCGGCAGATCCGCATTTTTAGTGCAGACGAGGGAAAGCAACATACTTTTAGACTGCGGCATCAACCCAGGTTCGTCAAAGCCCTTCGAGGCTTTTCCAAGACTCGATCATCCTGCTTTCGAGATAGACTCCCTGGATGCTGTTGTCATAAGTCACGCCCACCTAGACCACTGCGGTCTAGTGCCTTTCCTTTTCAAATACGGTTATGACGGTCCAGTTTACTGTTCTGCTCCAACGTCAAGCCTAATGACGCTTCTTCAACTTGATTATCTGGACGTTGCCAGCAAACAAGGCATTATACCGCCCTACGACCAGAAAGACGTACGGGAATGCGTGCTGCACACGGTTCCACTAAGATATGGCGTTGTAACAGACATAGCTCCAGACGTGCGTCTAACATTGCATAACGCTGGACACATTTTAGGCTCTTCGATTATTCACTTACACATTGGTGAAGGCTTACATAACATAGTTTACACAGGCGACTACAAATATGCAAGAACCATGCTTTTGGAACCAGCAACAGCAGAGTTCCCGAGGGTTGAAACCTTTATAACCGAAAGCACTTACGGCGGTACAGAGGATGTTATGCCCTCAAGAACCGAAGCTGAGGAACGTCTCACAAGAATTATAAATGAAACCTTAGAAAAAAAGGGTAAAGTCTTAATTCCTGTCCCAGCTGTGGGCAGAGCGCAGGAAATAATGTTGATTCTTGACGGTTACATGAAACGTGGGCTTATGAAAGAGGCTCCAGTATTTATTGAGGGCATGATTTCCGAGGCGACAGCCATTCACACAGCCTACCCCGAGTATCTTGGGCGGGAAGTGCGTAACAGCATACTTCACGATGAAGTTAACCCCTTCGAGTCAGACTACTTCACTGTGGTTGAACATCCAAGCGTAAGACAAAACATCATTGACGGTGAACCATGTATAATAATGGCCACTTCAGGAATGCTTGAAGGAGGCCCTGTAATAGAGTACTTTAAGGGATTAGCCGAAGATGAAAGAAACGTGATAATTTTTGTAAGCTACCAGATTGAAGGCACGCTTGGAAGAAGGGTCCAAAAGGGCATAAACGAGGTTACCATGATGGACAGCGAAGGCAAAATGTCGGTTGTAAAGGTGAAAATGCGTGTTGAATCCATTGAAGGTTTTTCGGGGCACTCAGACAGACGGCAAATAATAAACTATGTGACTCAACTGAAGCCCAGACCTGAAAGGGTTATTGTGTGTCATGGAGAAAAAGCGAAAATAGCCAGCATAGCAAGTTTCATTGAGAAAAAGTGCAGTATACCTGTCATTACACCTTCTGTTATGGAAACCTTTAGGCTGCTGTAGGCATTGGTTCACTTGCCACTTGCTGCTTTTCTCTCCAAATTTTAATATTTGGAGGACAAACAACAACCCGTTCTTCGCCTAAACGGGCAATATCTCCACCCAGTGATTCTACAAATTCGCATAATTCATTAACTGCTCGCTTAACATCTTCAATGCTTTTGTTTGCAAGGGGAGTTATCCTAAGGATTAAAATGTTTCCGGAGCGCACTTCATTTTTAACAGTGTCTAGGTCGGACAAGTCGCGGAGAGGCATGGCCTTCAAAAAAGTTTTGCCAAGCGCGCTTTTCATCTCCTCAGCTTTGCGTTCCACCTCTTTTTCTTCTCGTTTATATCTGCGGAACAGTTCACTTAAACTTGGCAATTCTCTCCTCTCTGTTTATTTTTACACCCTTCAATAGTTTAAGTGTTTCTTCACTTAGCTACTTTTCTGATTTAGGATATGGATTGGCTATTAAGAAGTTTATGAATCTGAAATATTAATTTGCAGTTAGCGATAGATTCAGCTCATCTCTTTGAGAGTTTTCCATATTTTGTCGCCAACAAAGTGTATGTTTTTGACAACGACACCCCGCTTTATATTAACAGTTTCATCGTCCTTGTAGAGGATTTCTCCGATAACAAGCGGCTTACTGTACTTTTCATCAACCACCACAACTAAATCGCCTTTATTGAAGGCACCTTCAAAGCTAATTATGCCAGGAGCCATAACGTCAGCACCGTTGCATATATGGCTGATTGCCCCCATGTCCACGACGACTTTTGGCATCAGAGCGAGGGCTTCCTCAAAAAGGAGAGTAGGATATAGGTTTTGTCCAAGCTTGAAAAGACATGGCTTACCATTTATGAGGAAAGTTTCGCCGAAACTTGTTTTAATCAATTCTACCTTTGCTTCTGGACTTAAAATCTTGTCTAATTCTATTTTCAGCTTTTTTGACGCCTCTTCCAGCAGAGTCTTAACTTCTTTTACCTTCAAGAAATGTCTTTTATATCCTTTAGACATGGTTTTTCGCTTCTTTCTTAGATAGATTTAAATGGTATAAGTTTAAGTATAAAAGAGTAAACTGTTTAGGCGTGGGGCCTTTCAAATGAGTGAGATGACAACCGAAATCCTTGAGCAGAATCTTGGAAAAATCGTGCTTGTAAAATTAAAGGGCGGAAAAAGCCTCAGAGGAAGACTGAAAGGTTTTGATCAACACTTAAACCTCGTCCTTGAAGAGACAGAGGATACAACAGACGCTGAAAACGTTAAAAAGCTTGGTCTAATAATAGTCCGCGGAGATAACGTTGTTTTGATTTCTCCACCTCCAAGGTGAAAGCCTCTTGGGAAAGGGAACACCCTCCTTTGGAAAACGAACCGGTAAAACCCTACATATACGCTGCAGACGCTGCGGAAGAAGAGCCTATAACGTATCAAAGAGGCGTTGTGCTGCATGCGGCTATGGTGAAACAACAACCATCAGGAGATATTCTTGGCAGACTAAAAACCTTAACAGAGGTAGAATCCGCTGAGAAATCATATTGCCTTTTTTAAAAGTTGTTAAAGTATCCTTTATCGATTCTAACGAAAATTAACGGTCCCTTGCTTCTAGTTAACTCTCTAGCCCTACGCAGCGCGTTGTTTAGAATATTCATTGTCCGCTCTTCTTCGGTGGTGTATTTTTTCTTGTTTTCACCTAATTCCATTTTTAATATGTTTTCAGAGAGTATTGAGGTGCCACAGATTTCACCGTTCTTTATTAGTGTGGCAATTACAATTTCCTGCATTTCTTTGCGGTTTGGTATTTTTCTCCACAAGGGCTCTGCGTTGTTTAAGATCTTTGTCATTTTATCCCACTTTTTGGAGTCTTCGTTGCCTATGAGTAGTTTTACTCTTTCGCTCCATTTCTTGAACCATATGCCGATCCACAGATTAATGAATTCTTCAAGCTGGCTCGGCTCCTTCTGGTAAAATTCTTCCAGTTTGTCTGCTAACTCGCATTCATTTGCTTCTTTGCCTATCAAGTCCCAGTGTACCTTTAGGTAATTTGTCAAGTCTTGGCAGGCTATTTGGAGAACTTTGCGGTCAGCTCCATAAACATCTAACATTGGGTTTTTGTTTTTAAGTTTTTCAGCTATCAGTATTTCGATGAAATTCATTGTTTTTCGAAGCCCTCTCCGAGATATTATTGCTCTAAAGTTTTAATTAAGCTTTATTTATGATTACTTCTATAACATTCTTAAGTAATTTCTAGCTATATTATCTGTTTCGTAATATTTTGAGTTAGCCCAAAACTCTCAGCAGTTCATTCAAGTCTGCAATAATTAAGTCTGGATTTTCCCTCGCCAACTCTTCTCTTGAAAATATTCCGGATAGAACAGCCACAGTCTTGGCTCCAGCATTTTTCCCGGCTTTTACATCGCTGACCGAGTCGCCTACAACGGCGCATTCACCTATTTTGACACATAGTTTTTCAGCGCACGCCACTATAGCCTTAGGTGAAGGCTTTGGAAAAGGCGTGTCTAAAGCTGTTACTATGCAGTGGAAGTGTTTGGCTATGCCAAATTTTTCCAGTTCCTTCCATATGTTTTCCTTTGGGACGCGGCGCATTGTAAGCAGCGCAAGCTTCGTCCTTTTAGAAAGTTCCTTAAGTGTTTTCGAAACATTAGGCAACAGTTTTGTTTTATATTCCGTTATTGAATAATATGTCTTCAAGTAAGTGTCTAGAAACTTTTCGACGTTGATTTCATATATCAAATCTTTTATGGGCTGATTTTGCTCAAGCCTTCTTGGAATTTCTAACGCGATGACTGGATTAAAGTTTTTAATTCCCAGCGTTTTGCATGCTATTTTTAGGGCTTCGGTGTAGGCTTCTCTTGAATCAACGATTGTTCCGTCCAAATCTATTAGAACTCCTTTAACCTTTAACATTATGGCTCATCCCGTTGACGGCTGTCCATTTACTACCCTTAGTGCATTGTATATGTTTATGTGATGTTATCTTCGATAAGTTTTTATTTGTGCTTTGGTGTCTAAAGGTATCCCACCGAGAAATATATTTGGAACTGAGGCGTGAATGACAGGATATGGTTAGAAAAGCGCGCATACGCTTAACGAGTACGGACTATAAGAAACTTGAAGAAGTATGTCAGGAACTGAAAAGTATAGCTGAAAAGACAGGGGTAAAAATGGTTGGGCCTGTTCCGCTTCCGACCAAAAGGCTTAAAGTTCCAGTTTTAAAATCACCGTGCGGCGAGGGAACATCCACATGGGATAAATGGGAGTTGCGCATTCACAAGCGCTTAATAGATATTGATGCTGAAGAACGCGCTATGAGAAGGATTATGCGAATTCGTGTTCCAGAAGAGGTTCACATCACAATAGAGCTCGTCTAGTAGGCTTCTACAAATGTGGGAAAGTTGTTATTGTTAGGGCTAAGCTTAACATGAACGACAGCGTCCAGACGCTTTTGTTCCACCTGAAGATCTTGTAACCATCTAAAACTCCAAACGGAATTAAATTAAAGAGGGCTATCCAAGCGTTAAAGGCAGCAGCATACATTAAGATCCCATGTTGAAGTATAAAATACAGTGCAATAAGCCCGGCTGACAATGCTAAATTGGTGGACGGCCCGGCTATAGATATTTTTCCAACACTTTTTCTGTCCGCAAACCCGAAAATGACGACTGCTCCAGGAGATATAATTTTGAAGAGTGGAGAAATAATGGATATGACTGTTAAAATTAAACCCATAAATATTAGCCTAAACTCAGCCCACAACCCTTCTTTTTGTGCGACAATTTTGTGGGCCAACTCGTGGGCTAGGAACGAGGCAGCCACGATTAATGCGAAAAAAAATAGCATAACTGGGCTTTTGAGTTCTGCATAGATTCGGGGCGAAACACCTAAGGATAATCCTACGCCCAAAACAAGCAGTGCGGCAACGACGAGATGGGTGGTCTCTTTACCGCTGAAGGAAAGCTTCCTTTTCTGTTTAGCTGGGATGTACGTTACAGTATATTCATATGAACTTTGAATTGTTGGGGTTTGCGGTAGCGTTGGCACTAGCGTCTCTTTTCTTGATGGTGAGCGGGCAAACTCTAGTCCTTGACAGTTGTGGTTTTCCGGCAAGCGGTGTTCTGTACAATAGTATCCCCCACAGTAGGGACATCTAAAGGGTAGGAACGTTTCTTTGCCGCATTTCTGGCAGTTCATTATGGACGCCTTGTCTGTTGCTTGAAACCGTCACTTTGTATTATATGTTTCTGTTCATTGTCGATTAAACGTTAATAGGGTTTGTAGCTATTGTAGGTTATAGTTAAGGACTGTTGAGGTGAAATCTATTTGAAGGCTTTCAGCTTTGTCCACTCTGCGGACTTGCATTTAGGCTATTCCCAGTATGGACTAGAAGCTAGAAGAGAAGACTTTGACAAAGTTTTCAGCGAACTTGTAGACAAAACGTTGGAGTTAAAGCCAACGTTCATGATTATTGCTGGAGATCTCTTCCACAACGCGCGGCCCTCTAATGTCACGTTAGAAAGCGCTGTTAAAAACTTTAGTAGGCTGCGGGATGCTGGTATTCCAGTGTTGGTGGTGGATGGTTCCCATGATTCAGCGCCAAACATTGTAACAAGCACGATTCTAAACCCGTTGGATAGTGCTGGCTTGATCCACTTTCTTCCAAGACATGAAGGGGCTTGTTGGCGGATGCCAGAATGCTGCTACATTTATGGAGTGCCGAACTTTAGGACTCGCCGTAAAACTGAAGAGATGCTTCCCGCTTTTATGGAGAAAAACAAGCCGGTGCCAGACCAGTCGCTTTTCAACATTTTCGTGTTCCATATGGCTCTAGAGATTCCGGAGGTTAGCCCACCCTATATTGAGGCTGAAGCGTCGCCGGAACTCATACCGGACGGTTTCAACTATTACGCCGCTGGACACGTGCATGCGCCCTATCTAGGCAAGTTTAAGAGTGGTCTGCTGGCTTATCCAGGCAGCACAGAAACCATAAACTATGATGAGGCTAAAAACGAAAAGGGCTTCTATTATGTTGAAGTAAACGAGAAAGGCGAGGCTTCTCCACAATTTATTAAGCTTGAGTCTCCCCGCAAATTTATCGTTTTAGAACAAGATTTCACTGGTTTTACAGCTTCGAAAATCACCGAGCTTACTGTTCAACTCGTGAAAAGCGCTGACCAAGATGGTGCCATCCTTGTTCCAGTATTGAAGGGTGTTCTTCCAGCAGAAGCAAGCCGTGCCGATGTCGACGTTGCCCAGATTAGAAGTGCAGCTGAAAAAGCGTTGCTTGTCCACCCAGTTGTTTTGCTCCGTGAAAGTGAGGTTCCAGAAACCGTCGTTCGCTCCATATTCGAAAGTGAGATTAAGGACTTGAAAACGAAGAGTTTCGAATATTTCGTGCAGGTTTTCGCTGAGCGCTATGGACCGGAAAAAGCGGAGAAAATAGCCCGCGCCGCCGTTAATCTCATTGAGCCGTTGACGAAAAAACAGGATGAGCGTGTTCGACAGATTTTGGAGGAACTTATAGAATGAAGATAGAAGTTGTTCAACTGGAAAACATACGCTCCCACGTTAAGACAACGGTGCCATTTGCAAGAGGCTTCAACTGCCTCGTGGGCGGTTTAGGACGTGGAAAATCAAGCATTCTCTACGCCATTGACTTCGCCCTTTTCGGGGATCCTCTAGGAAGAAGTTACGAGTATCTGCTGAGGGACGGAGCTGAAAGCGGTAAAGTTATTCTTCAATTTACCCAAAATGGCAAAAGCTACACTCTAACACGTGGGCTGAAAAGGCGTGGAAAAGGCATAAGCCAAGACTTTGATGAATTGAAGTTTTTTGAGGGTGAAACCCTTATAGCCAGTGTGAAAAGCGACGCTGTAGCAGAACAACTAAAAACTATAACCGGACTTGACAAGGAACTTTTCCGTGAAATAGTCTGGGTTAGACAAGAACACTTAAAAGAGCTTATAGACGCTCCGCCGAGAGACCGCCAAAGACGCCTAGACGAACTATTTGGGCTTTCAGACTACGAAACAGCTTGGAGCAACATCGCCGCTTACCAAAAAGAATACGAAGCGGAAAAGAAGGTTTACGAAAAAGACCCCGATGTTGTTGGCTTAGAAAAGCTTAACGCCGAGTACACGCGTCTAGCTGAAGAGTTCACACGTCTAGAAATTGACATCCAAAGCGCTTCAAGAAGACTTGAAGAAGTCAGAAAAATCTTTGAAGAGGCTGATTTAAGGCTTAAAAGGCTTGAAGAGCTAAGAGTGTCCATAGAGGAACATAAGCGAAAAGAAGCTCAAATTCAAGCTCAACTAGCCAGCCTAGAAGATTCTTTGGCAGCGGCTGCCGAAAAAATTGAAGGCAAAAAAGCCATAATCGAAAACCTGAAGCAACGCCTTAACTCCATGGAAACTCAAATTCAAACTCAAAGGGATAGACTGAAAGAAGTTGGAGTGCCGGCAGATCAGCCCCTTGAGGTCTTAAGGCAGTATCTGCTAACGTTTGACAGTCAAATTGCTGACCTAAAAGCCGAACAGGAAGCCGCTCTTAGAAGTATGCAGGCAGACCAAAGGCGGCTTTCATCCCTTTCAACCGAAAATCGCTGCCCATTATGCTTGCAGCCCTTAACCAGCGAATATAAGAACAGCCTAATCCAGAGAATCCAGCAAGAAAACAGTGAGAGACAAAGGACCATAAGCCAGCTTCAAAAGGAAATAATGGAACTGCAACAGTTGAAGGAAAAAGCCAGCGTAGCCATCACGAATCTTCAGAGCTTAATGCCAAGAATCGAGGAGCTTAAAAACCGCATAAATGAAGAATCAAAAGCTTTGACTGAACTTTCAAGAGAGTTTGAAGAAAAACAGAAAATGGAGATGGAACTGCGAGCTCATCTTGAAAGAGTCCGCTTTGAAATTACTCGATTCGACATTTCAGATCTTGAAAACGCTAAAAAATATAGAGACAAAGTCTTCCAAAACTACTATTTGCTTAAGTCTGAACTGCAAACGATGGAGAACCGTAAAAGCGACTTGTTGAAACGCTTAGACGACATTAAAGAGCGAATTGATCAAGCTCAGAAAAAGCTGGAAAAAATAGAGAATTTGAACAAAATTGTCAGCGTCATAGGCAGCATCCGCGATGCCTATAGAAGTATTCAGCCAAAGCTCAGAAGCGAGTTTGTAAAAGTACTGAAAAACCTTGTCCAGCAAATTTTAGACAGCCTAGTTGGTGGAGAAGGCTCCCCAATAAACGTTATGATCGACGAAACTTACACACCTTATGTGTTAAGCGAAAGCGGCGTCGAAAGGGAAGTTTCAAACCTTTCAGGTGGAGAACGCACATTGATAGCTTTTGCATATCGCCTTGGCTTGGGGCAGTTAATAATGCAGTCCAAAACCGGGCATGGATTAAGCCTACTATTACTTGATGAACCGACCGAAAGTCTTGGAAGAGAAGATGGTTCCATAGATCGCTTGGCTGAAGCTATATCGCGGTTTAAAGCCATAGAGCAGATAATCGCTGTAACTCACAGTGAAGCCTTTGCGGAAAAAGCTGAACATGTTATAAGAGTTGAAAAAGAAGCTGGCGAAAGCACGGTTTCTGTAGAAAAGTAGCAGACAGCCTTTAGAATTATTCCTCAATAACCATGTTCTCTAAAATGCCTATCTTCTCAATTTCTATTTTTACGACGTCGCTTGCATGCAAGAATTTGGGTTCTGGCTTCATGGCAAAACCAACACCCGCTGGTGTGCCTGTCGCAATAATGTCGCATGGCTCTAAGGTCATCACTTTACTTAAATGGTGAAGCACTTCATAAACACTGAAAACCATATTTTTGGTTGTAGAGTTCTGCCGTAACTCACTGTTAACCCATGTGCGAATATAAAGGTTTAAGGGGGTCACCCATCTGCTCTCGGGTCAGGATGCATGGACCTATCGGGGCAAAGGTGTGTCGAAGCTTTTACCCCTTGTCCACTGTTTATCTTTAAACTGGATGTCTCATGCTGAAACATCGTTTAAAATTGTGTACCCGAAAATGTAGTGTTTAGCCTCCGAGACGGAAACATTTTTAGCCTTTTTCCCAACTATTAAGGCTAATTCAGCTTCATAGTCAAGCTGTTTTACAAACTTTGGTTTGACAATCTCATCATTAGGTCCCACTATTGCGGTGCGGGGGTTTAAAAAATTATCGGTTCATCCGGTATCATTGCATTTTGTTCAGCTGCATGGTCCCTATAATTTAGTCCAAGGCAGATGATTTTAGGCGGGTTTGTTATAGGCGCAAGAAGCTTCACCTCATTTATTGGTAAAGAGGCTTTATTGACAACGTTTCGTGAAGCCTCTAAAATTATTCTTTCCGCCT
This window encodes:
- the sepF gene encoding cell division protein SepF encodes the protein MKAMPLRDLSDLDTVKNEVRSGNILILRITPLANKSIEDVKRAVNELCEFVESLGGDIARLGEERVVVCPPNIKIWREKQQVASEPMPTAA
- a CDS encoding fumarylacetoacetate hydrolase family protein gives rise to the protein MGPNDEIVKPKFVKQLDYEAELALIVGKKAKNVSVSEAKHYIFGYTILNDVSA
- a CDS encoding 50S ribosomal protein L37e — translated: MGKGTPSFGKRTGKTLHIRCRRCGRRAYNVSKRRCAACGYGETTTIRRYSWQTKNLNRGRIR
- a CDS encoding fumarylacetoacetate hydrolase family protein — translated: MTPLNLYIRTWVNSELRQNSTTKNMVFSVYEVLHHLSKVMTLEPCDIIATGTPAGVGFAMKPEPKFLHASDVVKIEIEKIGILENMVIEE
- the rpsJ gene encoding 30S ribosomal protein S10: MVRKARIRLTSTDYKKLEEVCQELKSIAEKTGVKMVGPVPLPTKRLKVPVLKSPCGEGTSTWDKWELRIHKRLIDIDAEERAMRRIMRIRVPEEVHITIELV
- a CDS encoding DNA repair exonuclease, whose translation is MKAFSFVHSADLHLGYSQYGLEARREDFDKVFSELVDKTLELKPTFMIIAGDLFHNARPSNVTLESAVKNFSRLRDAGIPVLVVDGSHDSAPNIVTSTILNPLDSAGLIHFLPRHEGACWRMPECCYIYGVPNFRTRRKTEEMLPAFMEKNKPVPDQSLFNIFVFHMALEIPEVSPPYIEAEASPELIPDGFNYYAAGHVHAPYLGKFKSGLLAYPGSTETINYDEAKNEKGFYYVEVNEKGEASPQFIKLESPRKFIVLEQDFTGFTASKITELTVQLVKSADQDGAILVPVLKGVLPAEASRADVDVAQIRSAAEKALLVHPVVLLRESEVPETVVRSIFESEIKDLKTKSFEYFVQVFAERYGPEKAEKIARAAVNLIEPLTKKQDERVRQILEELIE
- the psmB gene encoding archaeal proteasome endopeptidase complex subunit beta; amino-acid sequence: MVDKLILKGTTTVGVVCRDGVILASDTRVTMGFYVAHKHGKKIYKIDDHLAITIAGTVADAQRTVDILTANAQLYKLNMGRPIPVSSAARLVANLLFSARYIPLVTQVLVGGVDDTGPHVFSLDPFGSLTEEKCVATGSGSPIAYGVLEDKFRDGMTVEEALPIVVKAVDSAMKRDAASGDSFNVAVIDAKGFRELTEGEKKGLLAK
- a CDS encoding DUF1947 domain-containing protein; this translates as MSKGYKRHFLKVKEVKTLLEEASKKLKIELDKILSPEAKVELIKTSFGETFLINGKPCLFKLGQNLYPTLLFEEALALMPKVVVDMGAISHICNGADVMAPGIISFEGAFNKGDLVVVVDEKYSKPLVIGEILYKDDETVNIKRGVVVKNIHFVGDKIWKTLKEMS
- a CDS encoding RNA-binding protein; amino-acid sequence: MSEMTTEILEQNLGKIVLVKLKGGKSLRGRLKGFDQHLNLVLEETEDTTDAENVKKLGLIIVRGDNVVLISPPPR
- a CDS encoding SMC family ATPase, with protein sequence MKIEVVQLENIRSHVKTTVPFARGFNCLVGGLGRGKSSILYAIDFALFGDPLGRSYEYLLRDGAESGKVILQFTQNGKSYTLTRGLKRRGKGISQDFDELKFFEGETLIASVKSDAVAEQLKTITGLDKELFREIVWVRQEHLKELIDAPPRDRQRRLDELFGLSDYETAWSNIAAYQKEYEAEKKVYEKDPDVVGLEKLNAEYTRLAEEFTRLEIDIQSASRRLEEVRKIFEEADLRLKRLEELRVSIEEHKRKEAQIQAQLASLEDSLAAAAEKIEGKKAIIENLKQRLNSMETQIQTQRDRLKEVGVPADQPLEVLRQYLLTFDSQIADLKAEQEAALRSMQADQRRLSSLSTENRCPLCLQPLTSEYKNSLIQRIQQENSERQRTISQLQKEIMELQQLKEKASVAITNLQSLMPRIEELKNRINEESKALTELSREFEEKQKMEMELRAHLERVRFEITRFDISDLENAKKYRDKVFQNYYLLKSELQTMENRKSDLLKRLDDIKERIDQAQKKLEKIENLNKIVSVIGSIRDAYRSIQPKLRSEFVKVLKNLVQQILDSLVGGEGSPINVMIDETYTPYVLSESGVEREVSNLSGGERTLIAFAYRLGLGQLIMQSKTGHGLSLLLLDEPTESLGREDGSIDRLAEAISRFKAIEQIIAVTHSEAFAEKAEHVIRVEKEAGESTVSVEK
- a CDS encoding HAD family hydrolase, with amino-acid sequence MLKVKGVLIDLDGTIVDSREAYTEALKIACKTLGIKNFNPVIALEIPRRLEQNQPIKDLIYEINVEKFLDTYLKTYYSITEYKTKLLPNVSKTLKELSKRTKLALLTMRRVPKENIWKELEKFGIAKHFHCIVTALDTPFPKPSPKAIVACAEKLCVKIGECAVVGDSVSDVKAGKNAGAKTVAVLSGIFSREELARENPDLIIADLNELLRVLG
- a CDS encoding beta-CASP ribonuclease aCPSF1; this encodes MARSSEKEKIEISQYILEHVPKEAEVTRVEYEGPMLAIYAKKPEILVEQTSLITDIVSVIRKRIVVRSDPSVRLPEREAEKIAREIIPPEAEVTDINFDPSLGEIIIEAKKPGMVIGKNGVVLQEIIKKTKWRPHVLRSPPLRSKIIANMRHYLHAESKERERILRTFGERIFRPKAFEVGDVRITPLGGVQEVGRSAFLVQTRESNILLDCGINPGSSKPFEAFPRLDHPAFEIDSLDAVVISHAHLDHCGLVPFLFKYGYDGPVYCSAPTSSLMTLLQLDYLDVASKQGIIPPYDQKDVRECVLHTVPLRYGVVTDIAPDVRLTLHNAGHILGSSIIHLHIGEGLHNIVYTGDYKYARTMLLEPATAEFPRVETFITESTYGGTEDVMPSRTEAEERLTRIINETLEKKGKVLIPVPAVGRAQEIMLILDGYMKRGLMKEAPVFIEGMISEATAIHTAYPEYLGREVRNSILHDEVNPFESDYFTVVEHPSVRQNIIDGEPCIIMATSGMLEGGPVIEYFKGLAEDERNVIIFVSYQIEGTLGRRVQKGINEVTMMDSEGKMSVVKVKMRVESIEGFSGHSDRRQIINYVTQLKPRPERVIVCHGEKAKIASIASFIEKKCSIPVITPSVMETFRLL